The following are from one region of the Pectobacterium actinidiae genome:
- a CDS encoding nuclease, giving the protein MPVHHAIWRVGDNPQPLTICKLASEQLLEKMILNDPTILSDQWMIIGHQENTLDKGRIDLLAIAPDASLILIELKRDRTPREVVAQALDYASWVDDLTAERLSQIYEKFSGGGNLGEAFKRRFNSELEEESLNQSHQIIIVAAELDSSTERIVDYLSKNGISINVLFFKVFQHGDEQFLSRTWLLDPSETQTNAAQATATSANAKEPWNGEFYVSFGDMQSRNWEEARHYNFISAGGGSWYSQTLKQLQPGNRIWVKIPATGYVGVGIVQGAVEPASSFTINTDDGEKLAMDVLKYRDLYRLNADDPDKSEYFVPVKWLETRSEQDAVNEVGFFGNQNTVCKPTAPKWRHTVEKLKRYFGNWNAEL; this is encoded by the coding sequence ATGCCGGTTCATCATGCAATCTGGCGGGTAGGAGATAATCCCCAGCCGCTAACCATCTGCAAACTCGCCAGCGAGCAACTGCTGGAGAAGATGATTTTAAACGACCCCACTATCCTCTCTGATCAGTGGATGATCATCGGCCATCAGGAAAATACGCTCGATAAAGGGCGTATCGACCTGCTGGCGATTGCGCCGGATGCCTCGCTGATCCTGATTGAACTCAAGCGCGATCGCACGCCGCGTGAAGTGGTGGCGCAGGCGCTGGATTACGCCTCCTGGGTAGATGACTTAACCGCCGAGCGTCTGTCGCAGATTTATGAAAAATTCTCCGGTGGTGGGAATCTCGGTGAGGCGTTCAAACGACGTTTTAACTCTGAACTGGAAGAGGAATCACTCAACCAGTCGCACCAAATCATCATTGTGGCGGCTGAGCTGGATTCGTCCACCGAACGCATCGTGGATTATCTGAGCAAAAACGGTATTTCGATTAACGTGCTGTTCTTTAAGGTATTCCAGCACGGTGATGAACAGTTCTTAAGCCGCACGTGGCTTCTCGACCCGAGTGAGACGCAAACCAATGCCGCACAGGCCACAGCCACAAGTGCCAACGCAAAGGAGCCCTGGAACGGGGAGTTTTACGTCTCGTTTGGCGACATGCAAAGCCGCAACTGGGAAGAGGCGCGACACTACAACTTTATCAGTGCGGGCGGTGGAAGCTGGTACAGTCAGACATTAAAACAGCTTCAGCCTGGCAATCGCATTTGGGTAAAAATTCCGGCAACGGGTTATGTTGGCGTCGGTATTGTGCAGGGGGCTGTTGAGCCTGCCAGTAGCTTCACCATCAACACTGACGACGGAGAAAAGCTGGCGATGGATGTGCTGAAGTATCGCGATCTCTATCGTCTGAATGCGGATGATCCCGATAAATCCGAGTATTTTGTTCCCGTAAAATGGCTGGAAACCCGCAGTGAACAAGACGCGGTGAACGAAGTGGGGTTCTTCGGTAACCAAAATACGGTCTGCAAGCCTACCGCGCCGAAGTGGCGACACACGGTAGAGAAATTAAAGCGTTATTTCGGAAATTGGAATGCCGAATTGTAA
- a CDS encoding restriction endonuclease subunit S, whose amino-acid sequence MCLSRNGTALKTVIVNRKTSSVTSNCPHSTPKWADKGFICVRTNQIKPGYLELNDSRHVSEQTYLERIQRLEPSFNDILYSREGGVLGVACRIPEDVKVCLGQRMMLIRSGDRVLSEYLEIVLNSPLITILARQMTTGGAAPRINVSTVKNYLIPLPTKEEQYQIIARVKELLNLGDTLKSRLQSAQQTQLHLADALTDVALN is encoded by the coding sequence ATGTGTCTGTCGCGGAACGGTACCGCCTTGAAAACAGTTATCGTCAACAGAAAAACCTCTTCTGTAACCAGCAATTGTCCGCATTCAACACCAAAGTGGGCTGATAAAGGATTCATTTGTGTTAGAACCAATCAAATTAAGCCGGGTTATTTAGAGTTAAATGATTCTCGTCATGTAAGTGAACAAACATATCTCGAAAGGATTCAGCGCTTAGAACCATCTTTTAATGATATTCTTTACAGCCGTGAAGGTGGGGTATTAGGTGTTGCGTGCCGAATTCCCGAAGACGTTAAAGTATGTCTTGGACAAAGAATGATGTTAATTCGTTCTGGTGATAGGGTTTTATCTGAGTATCTTGAGATTGTTCTGAACAGTCCATTGATTACAATTTTAGCTCGACAGATGACAACGGGTGGAGCGGCACCAAGAATTAACGTTTCTACTGTAAAAAATTACCTTATCCCTCTCCCCACGAAAGAAGAACAATATCAAATAATTGCAAGAGTTAAGGAACTATTAAACCTCGGTGACACACTCAAATCCCGCCTGCAATCCGCCCAGCAAACCCAACTCCATCTGGCGGATGCACTCACTGACGTAGCATTAAACTAA
- a CDS encoding helix-turn-helix transcriptional regulator, giving the protein MSNTTSLLNDQLVDMVFITKFTQLTDKWFYKLIQEGAFPKPIKLGRSSRWLKSEVEAWVQQRIDQSR; this is encoded by the coding sequence ATGAGTAACACTACATCCCTGTTGAACGATCAGCTGGTCGACATGGTGTTTATTACGAAATTTACACAGCTTACCGATAAGTGGTTTTACAAACTGATTCAGGAGGGCGCATTCCCAAAACCGATTAAGCTCGGACGTAGCTCACGCTGGCTGAAAAGCGAAGTAGAAGCTTGGGTGCAGCAGCGTATTGATCAATCTCGCTAG
- a CDS encoding inovirus Gp2 family protein, whose amino-acid sequence MSKTYLKKYNIYYLYKIKKTLELALLAHHRTLIVRVDLHFPDNYHVEDNRAIGSFPPALKSRLIAKYKRQVKHNPGKQIHQSDLHYVWVREQNQCGTKIHYHALLMFNKDAFYTLGDYTQKGNLADMIIQAWCSALNLDAEKHRTLVTFPKNPCYYLYWANANKSTNFDVISSRIEYMAKHRDKQYSRKVRTMGCTA is encoded by the coding sequence ATGAGTAAGACATACCTTAAAAAATATAATATCTATTACCTTTATAAAATTAAAAAGACGTTGGAATTAGCCTTGCTGGCTCACCATAGAACGCTTATTGTTCGCGTTGATTTGCATTTCCCCGATAACTATCATGTAGAAGACAATAGGGCTATTGGTTCCTTTCCCCCCGCACTAAAATCCCGACTCATAGCCAAATACAAACGACAGGTAAAGCACAACCCCGGTAAACAGATTCATCAGTCAGACCTGCACTATGTCTGGGTCAGGGAGCAAAATCAATGTGGTACGAAAATCCATTACCACGCACTGCTCATGTTCAATAAAGATGCGTTTTATACGCTCGGTGATTACACACAAAAAGGAAATTTGGCGGATATGATCATTCAGGCATGGTGCAGCGCATTGAATCTGGATGCAGAGAAACACCGCACACTTGTCACATTCCCCAAAAATCCTTGCTATTACCTATATTGGGCAAACGCAAACAAAAGTACCAACTTTGACGTCATAAGTAGCCGCATTGAGTATATGGCGAAACATCGTGACAAACAGTACAGCAGGAAAGTGCGCACAATGGGATGCACAGCCTAA
- a CDS encoding GTPase family protein, producing MKQVSQPYVLLTPVLSSLPDDIAGRIRYQLDKAIHYAPVIGLMGKSGAGKSSLCNTLFSPPPARVDAVNGCTRCVQRYQVSYKSHTLSLIDFPGVGETPGLDKIYFRLYQEWAEKLDLIIWVLKADERAWNEDIQCYRKLLQAGADPARFLFVLSQADKIEPCREWKNNRPSERQYKNLMLKTERVESTFKPVHPVVAISASEGYNLHQWVETFIMALPARASGAVVGRLGTVYRTENVIGSARERFADAVGDIFDETIGNILTSQAFSTVLLTVRERLISLAKSLWHIFF from the coding sequence ATGAAACAGGTATCTCAACCATACGTATTACTTACACCCGTACTTTCATCGTTACCTGATGATATTGCTGGCCGTATTCGTTATCAGCTTGATAAGGCTATTCATTATGCTCCCGTTATTGGTTTGATGGGAAAAAGTGGCGCTGGTAAATCCAGCCTGTGTAATACGCTTTTCAGCCCACCTCCAGCCAGAGTGGATGCCGTCAACGGGTGTACTCGGTGTGTTCAACGCTATCAGGTAAGTTACAAGTCGCATACCCTTAGCCTTATTGATTTTCCTGGTGTGGGTGAAACGCCAGGGCTCGACAAGATCTACTTTCGTCTTTATCAGGAATGGGCTGAGAAGTTGGATTTGATTATCTGGGTGCTGAAAGCAGATGAACGCGCCTGGAATGAGGATATCCAATGTTACAGAAAACTCCTTCAGGCCGGTGCTGATCCGGCCAGATTTCTTTTTGTTCTCAGCCAGGCGGACAAAATTGAACCTTGTCGCGAGTGGAAGAATAACCGCCCTTCTGAGCGTCAGTATAAAAATCTGATGCTCAAGACAGAACGAGTGGAATCAACCTTTAAACCTGTACACCCTGTTGTAGCTATCTCTGCTTCGGAAGGGTACAACCTGCACCAGTGGGTGGAAACATTCATCATGGCATTACCAGCCAGAGCCAGTGGTGCCGTTGTCGGCCGATTGGGAACCGTGTATAGAACAGAAAACGTGATTGGCAGTGCTCGTGAGCGTTTTGCCGATGCGGTTGGAGACATATTTGATGAGACAATCGGCAACATACTCACTTCCCAGGCTTTTTCAACAGTTCTGCTAACAGTAAGAGAACGTCTGATTTCACTGGCTAAATCACTTTGGCATATCTTCTTTTAA
- the radC gene encoding RadC family protein translates to MSCNSLAGSVASKEQRIIQMALFLLEKRVRKNARQFKTSEDTKSWLLLELSGLEREVFMVLYLDNQHRLIEKEIIALGGINSTEVHPREILKSSLRHNAAAVILAHNHPSGWAEPSQADRHITDTLKNSLSPLDIRVLDHLVIGGDEVVSFAERGWL, encoded by the coding sequence ATGTCATGTAATTCATTGGCAGGCAGCGTTGCGTCCAAAGAACAGCGCATCATCCAGATGGCGCTGTTCCTGCTGGAAAAACGGGTACGTAAAAATGCGAGGCAGTTCAAAACCTCGGAGGACACCAAAAGTTGGTTACTGCTAGAGCTCAGCGGCCTGGAGCGTGAAGTCTTTATGGTGCTGTATCTGGATAACCAGCATCGCCTGATAGAAAAGGAAATTATTGCGCTGGGTGGTATCAACAGTACCGAAGTGCATCCGCGTGAAATCCTCAAATCTTCACTGCGTCATAACGCCGCAGCCGTGATACTGGCCCACAATCATCCTTCCGGCTGGGCAGAGCCCAGTCAGGCCGATCGCCATATCACTGACACACTGAAAAATTCCCTCTCACCGCTTGATATCAGAGTACTTGATCACCTGGTGATTGGCGGCGATGAGGTGGTGTCGTTTGCTGAACGTGGCTGGCTGTGA
- a CDS encoding type IV toxin-antitoxin system YeeU family antitoxin, with protein sequence MSLSDSPEWGLKRAVTPQFGARLVQEGHSLHYLADRASVIGAFSKTEARHLEQIFPELIKQLEQKLRTGELNPHKQGCITLHCNEWTCEADTLGSFGYVYIVIYPISAATQ encoded by the coding sequence ATGTCATTATCAGATTCCCCGGAATGGGGACTAAAACGTGCCGTTACTCCGCAATTCGGAGCTAGGCTGGTTCAGGAAGGTCACTCTCTTCATTATCTGGCAGATCGGGCCAGTGTTATCGGTGCGTTCAGCAAAACAGAAGCTCGTCATCTGGAACAGATCTTTCCTGAGTTGATTAAGCAGTTGGAACAGAAGCTACGCACGGGGGAACTGAATCCCCATAAACAAGGCTGCATCACGCTGCATTGCAACGAATGGACCTGTGAAGCCGATACGCTGGGCAGTTTTGGCTACGTGTATATTGTTATTTATCCAATTTCTGCTGCAACACAATAA
- a CDS encoding TA system toxin CbtA family protein, protein MQTSPAIPPREEQSCPLPIAVWHQLLTYLLEKHYGLTLNDTPFCEENVIQEHIDAGVTLVNAVNFLVEKYELVRIDRNGFNWQEQSPFLTAVDVLRARRATGLLKA, encoded by the coding sequence ATGCAAACATCACCTGCAATCCCGCCTCGGGAGGAACAATCCTGCCCGTTACCCATAGCCGTCTGGCATCAACTTCTGACCTATCTACTGGAAAAGCACTACGGCCTCACGCTGAATGACACGCCGTTCTGTGAGGAAAATGTGATTCAGGAGCATATCGATGCTGGCGTCACGTTGGTCAATGCCGTCAATTTTCTGGTGGAAAAATACGAACTGGTGCGTATCGATCGCAACGGCTTTAACTGGCAGGAGCAATCGCCGTTTCTCACTGCCGTTGATGTTCTCCGTGCCAGACGTGCTACCGGCTTGCTCAAAGCATAA
- a CDS encoding DUF4942 domain-containing protein: protein MQTEPEVLTEHTELICSTNIERIVTGRDAALQQIEQLLNQLQSISTLTATIGGGTAEDWALKQGHRYDCWLTETPAKAMSAITRTLDRNIWRDLMLKSGMLSLMDAEARSQWHKNLDEGELPAISEANILSTFEQLHQSKLEVFERGVINVFKGLSWDYKTNHPCYFGKKIIINNLVTYNRWGFGLNWGWRRDQLADLERMLYLLDGKPIPDNRGDITIRLMDHIRDNPHKQEYEDEFFSVRYFQKGTGHLTFKCPDLIDQMNDIIAKHYPGMLAAR from the coding sequence ATGCAAACTGAACCCGAGGTTTTGACCGAACACACCGAGCTGATTTGCTCGACCAACATTGAGCGTATCGTTACCGGACGTGATGCCGCGCTACAACAGATAGAACAACTCCTTAATCAGCTACAGTCGATCTCAACGCTAACGGCGACTATCGGTGGCGGCACCGCCGAAGACTGGGCATTAAAGCAAGGGCATCGCTACGATTGCTGGCTGACAGAAACGCCAGCTAAAGCGATGTCAGCCATCACTCGCACGTTGGATCGCAATATCTGGCGTGACCTGATGCTGAAATCCGGCATGCTGTCGCTGATGGATGCCGAAGCACGTAGCCAGTGGCATAAAAATCTGGATGAAGGTGAGCTACCCGCCATCAGTGAAGCCAATATTCTCAGCACCTTTGAGCAACTCCACCAAAGTAAGCTGGAGGTATTTGAGCGTGGGGTAATCAACGTATTCAAAGGACTATCGTGGGATTACAAGACCAATCACCCTTGTTACTTTGGTAAGAAAATCATCATCAATAATCTGGTGACATATAACCGTTGGGGCTTTGGCTTGAACTGGGGCTGGCGACGCGATCAACTGGCCGACCTGGAGCGTATGCTGTACTTGTTGGATGGCAAACCCATTCCTGACAACCGAGGCGATATCACTATCCGACTGATGGACCATATCCGTGATAATCCTCACAAGCAGGAATATGAAGATGAGTTCTTCAGCGTGCGTTACTTTCAGAAAGGCACCGGGCATCTCACCTTCAAGTGTCCTGACCTGATCGATCAGATGAACGATATAATCGCTAAACATTATCCGGGGATGTTGGCGGCGAGGTGA
- the vapB gene encoding type II toxin-antitoxin system VapB family antitoxin produces MEKTTVFKSNRSQAVRLPKAVALPDDVKQVDIVAIGRTRIITPAGESWDSWFEEQGVTPDFMITREQPDDQIREDF; encoded by the coding sequence ATGGAAAAAACTACAGTATTTAAAAGTAACCGCAGCCAAGCGGTACGGCTCCCCAAAGCCGTTGCACTGCCCGATGATGTGAAGCAGGTTGATATCGTTGCGATTGGTCGCACACGTATCATTACTCCGGCAGGGGAAAGCTGGGACAGTTGGTTCGAAGAACAAGGAGTAACACCTGACTTTATGATCACCAGAGAGCAACCCGATGATCAGATCAGGGAAGATTTCTGA
- the vapC gene encoding type II toxin-antitoxin system tRNA(fMet)-specific endonuclease VapC: MLKYLLDTNICIYTIKNKPQEVRDAFYRHYGQFAISAITLMELIYGAEKSVNPEKNLAVIEGFSARLEVQTYGFDAAIHTGQIRAELAKQGTPIGPYDAMLAGHARSAGLILVTNNVREFERVPGLRVENWVSQ; encoded by the coding sequence ATGCTGAAATATCTGCTCGATACCAATATTTGTATTTACACCATCAAGAACAAGCCGCAGGAAGTCAGGGACGCTTTCTACCGCCATTACGGGCAGTTTGCTATCAGTGCTATCACGTTGATGGAACTGATCTATGGTGCGGAGAAATCGGTAAACCCAGAAAAGAATCTCGCCGTGATTGAAGGTTTTTCTGCTCGTCTGGAAGTGCAAACTTATGGCTTTGACGCTGCCATACATACCGGGCAAATTCGTGCCGAGCTGGCAAAACAAGGAACCCCCATCGGCCCGTATGATGCCATGCTAGCGGGTCATGCTCGGTCAGCAGGTTTGATACTGGTAACGAACAACGTGCGTGAATTTGAGCGAGTGCCTGGGCTACGAGTAGAAAACTGGGTAAGCCAATAA